One genomic segment of Nitrosopumilus sp. includes these proteins:
- a CDS encoding DUF427 domain-containing protein, giving the protein MRAIWNGVVIAESNDTIVVEGNHYFPFESIKKEYFQKTDMTSFCGWKGMANYYSVSVNGKTNKDCAWYYAEPNDAASKIKGMVAFWNGVEVKE; this is encoded by the coding sequence ATGAGGGCAATTTGGAATGGGGTGGTCATTGCTGAAAGTAATGATACAATTGTAGTTGAAGGAAATCATTATTTTCCATTTGAATCAATAAAAAAAGAGTATTTCCAGAAGACAGACATGACCTCCTTTTGTGGATGGAAAGGAATGGCTAATTATTATTCAGTTTCTGTTAATGGGAAGACCAACAAAGATTGTGCTTGGTATTACGCTGAACCAAATGATGCCGCCTCGAAAATTAAGGGAATGGTGGCATTTTGGAATGGTGTTGAGGTTAAAGAATAA
- the purC gene encoding phosphoribosylaminoimidazolesuccinocarboxamide synthase yields MKFLTSGKVKDLYDVDETTLVFKFSDRVSAYDVKFRQNIPKKGEVLCKFAEFWFNELPVPNHFVKRKSDTEIIVKKMKMLPMECVVRGYFYGSLVNRWKNGQVTLPDGTDTTLAAKLLEPIFDPTTKSEHDIPVNKTKALAMNLVSKEQFNWLEKTSIDIYKKMAEIADNAGFILADLKLEFGLLDGKITLGDSIGPDEYRLWPKDSFQVGKIQEAYDKQLLRDWLTANGYQKQFEDDREQGKEPVAPDIPEDVIKKMTERYVIAYEKLTGNTL; encoded by the coding sequence TTGAAGTTTCTTACAAGTGGTAAAGTAAAGGATCTTTATGATGTAGATGAAACTACTCTAGTCTTCAAATTCTCTGATAGGGTATCAGCTTATGATGTTAAATTCAGACAGAATATCCCAAAAAAAGGGGAGGTTCTTTGCAAATTTGCCGAATTTTGGTTCAATGAATTACCTGTTCCAAACCATTTCGTGAAAAGAAAATCAGATACTGAAATCATTGTCAAAAAAATGAAAATGCTTCCAATGGAATGCGTGGTTAGAGGTTATTTTTATGGAAGCCTGGTAAATCGCTGGAAAAACGGCCAAGTCACACTTCCTGATGGGACAGATACTACACTTGCAGCAAAACTTCTAGAGCCTATTTTTGATCCTACCACAAAATCTGAGCACGACATTCCAGTAAATAAGACAAAAGCATTGGCAATGAATTTGGTCTCTAAGGAGCAGTTTAACTGGCTTGAAAAAACATCTATTGACATTTACAAAAAGATGGCAGAAATTGCTGATAATGCAGGATTTATTCTGGCTGACTTGAAATTAGAATTCGGATTACTTGATGGAAAAATTACTTTGGGTGACTCTATTGGGCCTGATGAGTATCGACTATGGCCAAAAGATTCCTTCCAGGTTGGTAAAATTCAAGAGGCATATGACAAACAGCTTTTACGTGACTGGCTAACTGCAAACGGATATCAAAAACAATTTGAAGATGATCGTGAGCAAGGAAAAGAACCTGTTGCTCCAGACATTCCTGAGGATGTAATTAAGAAAATGACTGAGCGCTATGTTATAGCATATGAAAAACTTACAGGTAATACTCTTTAG
- a CDS encoding DUF2299 family protein gives MSAMRMRDNVERWLIHEGLSFEEVKNSENTFQILIKHAGQYGIPMDVFEPKSQPGILVIGAKVVMKNNQISRYLGFNEAEKERFEKKVNDYCYSIQAINKFISEEGKQKIGVYVVLDNKENINQQTMFDAIDKVSEMHEKTSRFLMKTF, from the coding sequence ATGAGTGCGATGAGAATGCGAGATAACGTTGAGAGATGGTTAATTCATGAAGGATTATCCTTTGAAGAGGTAAAAAATTCAGAAAATACGTTTCAAATTCTAATAAAACATGCAGGGCAATACGGCATCCCCATGGATGTATTTGAGCCAAAATCACAACCAGGAATTCTTGTAATTGGTGCAAAGGTAGTCATGAAAAATAATCAAATCTCAAGATACCTTGGATTCAATGAGGCAGAAAAAGAGAGGTTTGAGAAAAAAGTTAATGATTATTGTTATTCTATTCAGGCAATTAACAAGTTCATCTCAGAAGAAGGAAAGCAGAAAATAGGAGTGTATGTAGTACTTGACAATAAAGAAAATATCAATCAACAAACAATGTTTGATGCAATTGACAAAGTATCTGAAATGCATGAAAAAACATCCAGATTTTTAATGAAGACATTCTAG
- the rplD gene encoding 50S ribosomal protein L4 — MKTTLYTTSGTKDGEIELPLIFSTPFRRELIHKAFTNLNSHKFQPQGRHPSAGQDVVADSNDPPTGQGVSRVARMRGGGGGRQGQGGEVASTRGGRQAHPPIVGKIIYKKLNKKENKLALCSAIAATASKDLIESRGHKINGIESFPIIVSDDIENIAKASEVSKILESLKLSQDVKRLQSRKPRSGKPSLRGRSKKVGKSVLFVTKDATNLRKAIGALPGIEATSVKELSVLDLAPGSDPIRLTVYSKSAIEEIGKIKSTHLEIMVKTK; from the coding sequence ATGAAAACTACATTATACACAACCAGTGGAACAAAGGATGGAGAAATAGAACTTCCATTAATTTTCTCAACTCCGTTTAGAAGAGAATTAATTCACAAGGCATTCACCAATCTAAATTCCCACAAATTCCAACCACAAGGAAGACACCCATCAGCAGGACAAGACGTTGTTGCTGACTCAAATGATCCTCCAACAGGTCAAGGCGTATCACGTGTTGCAAGAATGAGAGGCGGTGGAGGTGGAAGACAAGGCCAAGGAGGAGAAGTAGCATCAACTAGAGGCGGCAGACAAGCTCATCCACCTATTGTAGGTAAAATAATTTACAAAAAATTAAACAAAAAAGAAAACAAACTAGCATTGTGTTCTGCAATTGCTGCAACTGCATCAAAAGATCTCATAGAATCAAGAGGCCACAAAATCAATGGCATCGAATCATTTCCAATTATTGTGTCAGACGATATTGAAAATATTGCAAAAGCAAGTGAGGTTTCCAAAATATTAGAATCATTAAAACTATCACAAGATGTAAAAAGATTACAATCAAGAAAACCACGTTCAGGAAAACCATCACTTAGAGGCAGAAGTAAAAAGGTTGGAAAGAGCGTTTTGTTTGTAACTAAAGATGCAACAAATCTTAGAAAAGCAATTGGTGCACTACCAGGAATAGAAGCTACAAGTGTCAAGGAACTAAGTGTATTGGATTTAGCACCAGGTTCTGATCCTATTAGATTAACAGTATATTCAAAATCAGCAATTGAAGAAATTGGAAAAATTAAATCAACACATTTGGAGATCATGGTGAAAACAAAATGA
- a CDS encoding 30S ribosomal protein S4e — translation MVSISGSKKLKRQMAPQFWGITRKDKRFVVTVRPGPHKKEYSVPTAVFLRDMLKIVTSLREAKTAIYSGKVKIDGVVRKSLHHAIGLMDVVELENVKEIYRLVPTDGKLLKPIKINEAEKSKKLVRVVSKTTINSGKTQIGFHDGRSTITDTKVNVGDTCLIQIPEIKIIETIKLESGYQGLVTRGINAGEIGKIESLEEGTFILPKRVVLALEDRKIEIPADIIMPIGKEGPVIQIK, via the coding sequence ATGGTAAGCATTTCAGGAAGTAAAAAACTCAAACGACAAATGGCTCCTCAGTTTTGGGGAATTACTAGAAAAGATAAAAGATTTGTAGTTACAGTAAGACCAGGACCACATAAAAAAGAGTATTCAGTTCCAACTGCTGTTTTTCTAAGAGATATGCTAAAAATTGTTACATCACTCAGAGAAGCTAAAACTGCTATTTATTCAGGAAAAGTAAAAATTGATGGAGTTGTAAGAAAATCACTTCATCATGCAATTGGATTAATGGATGTTGTTGAATTAGAAAATGTAAAAGAAATTTACCGTCTAGTTCCAACTGATGGTAAGCTACTAAAACCAATAAAAATTAACGAAGCAGAAAAATCTAAAAAACTTGTTAGAGTAGTTAGTAAAACCACAATTAATTCTGGAAAAACACAAATCGGTTTCCATGATGGTCGTTCAACAATTACAGATACAAAAGTAAATGTTGGAGATACTTGTTTGATTCAAATACCAGAAATAAAAATTATTGAAACAATTAAGCTAGAATCAGGTTATCAAGGTCTAGTAACACGTGGAATTAATGCAGGAGAGATTGGCAAAATTGAAAGTTTAGAAGAAGGAACATTCATCCTACCAAAAAGAGTTGTTCTGGCATTGGAGGATAGAAAAATCGAAATTCCAGCAGATATCATTATGCCTATCGGAAAGGAAGGACCAGTAATTCAAATAAAGTGA
- a CDS encoding 50S ribosomal protein L14, with amino-acid sequence MAKQAGKGVEEFRPYVTRSIPVGANIVCADNSGAKILEIINVPRHKTRVSRLPAAAVGDFCNVVVKKGPAELRKQVYGAVIIRQKYAVRRLNGVRVCFEDNAAVLITPEGETKGTDIKGPVAAEATEKWPRVANLASMVV; translated from the coding sequence ATGGCAAAGCAAGCAGGTAAAGGAGTAGAAGAATTTAGACCATATGTAACAAGATCTATTCCAGTAGGAGCAAATATTGTTTGTGCAGATAATTCAGGAGCTAAAATTTTAGAAATTATTAATGTGCCAAGACATAAAACTAGAGTTTCAAGATTGCCAGCAGCAGCAGTTGGAGATTTTTGTAATGTAGTTGTTAAAAAAGGTCCAGCAGAATTAAGAAAGCAAGTATATGGTGCAGTAATTATCAGACAAAAATATGCAGTTCGTAGATTAAATGGTGTAAGAGTTTGTTTTGAAGATAATGCAGCAGTATTAATCACTCCAGAAGGAGAAACTAAAGGAACAGACATCAAAGGACCAGTTGCAGCAGAAGCTACAGAAAAATGGCCAAGAGTAGCTAATTTGGCATCAATGGTGGTATAA
- a CDS encoding DUF4352 domain-containing protein, with translation MAGLGVVIVIGAIIASMGAAMYMYTQYQTNFIETVSGQPITVGPVEYIITFEGTNEGNKEVSPENTFVKIGITAKNNGDEKTLLSGGQFYLVDEKDQKHEAVYGEFSSKDLLLEWLEPNKPVEKTTQFDIPFDEEKKYKIIIRPQKEQSTVDTAVVCITNC, from the coding sequence ATGGCAGGACTTGGAGTTGTTATTGTTATTGGTGCAATTATTGCATCAATGGGTGCTGCAATGTACATGTACACACAATATCAGACTAATTTTATTGAAACAGTATCTGGACAACCAATAACAGTAGGTCCAGTGGAATATATCATTACATTTGAGGGAACAAATGAAGGAAACAAAGAAGTCTCACCAGAAAATACATTTGTTAAGATCGGAATCACTGCAAAAAACAACGGAGATGAAAAAACACTGCTATCAGGAGGACAATTTTACCTAGTTGATGAAAAAGATCAAAAACACGAAGCAGTTTATGGAGAGTTTTCTTCAAAAGACTTGTTGTTAGAATGGTTAGAGCCAAACAAACCAGTAGAAAAGACAACACAGTTTGATATTCCATTTGATGAAGAAAAAAAATACAAAATAATTATCAGACCACAAAAAGAACAATCAACAGTTGATACAGCTGTTGTTTGTATAACAAATTGTTGA
- a CDS encoding 50S ribosomal protein L5, whose product MSQVTKSSMKKISLEKVVLNMGVGKSGDVIEIAKRALDEISGKKSCARNAKETQRDWGIRKGEPIGAAVTIRGNDAVELLKRLLEAKGNAINGKSFDNFGNFSFGIKEHIDIPGVKYDPQIGILGLGISVTLTRPGFGIRRRSKHKASVGKTHIITSREAKEYLTKEFGVVIV is encoded by the coding sequence ATGTCTCAAGTAACTAAATCCTCAATGAAAAAAATTTCTCTTGAAAAAGTAGTACTCAATATGGGGGTAGGAAAATCAGGAGACGTAATTGAAATTGCAAAAAGAGCACTAGATGAAATTTCAGGTAAAAAATCATGTGCACGTAATGCAAAAGAAACACAAAGAGATTGGGGCATTAGAAAAGGAGAACCAATAGGTGCAGCAGTTACAATTAGAGGAAATGATGCAGTAGAATTACTAAAAAGATTATTGGAAGCAAAAGGTAATGCAATTAACGGAAAATCATTTGATAATTTTGGAAACTTCTCATTTGGAATTAAAGAACATATTGATATCCCTGGAGTAAAATACGATCCACAAATTGGTATTTTAGGACTCGGAATTTCTGTTACTTTAACAAGACCAGGTTTTGGAATAAGAAGAAGAAGTAAACATAAAGCTAGTGTAGGAAAAACTCACATCATTACCAGTAGAGAAGCAAAAGAATATCTAACAAAAGAATTTGGAGTTGTAATAGTATAA
- a CDS encoding 30S ribosomal protein S19: protein MVKEFLYKGIPKEELENMSLEKLFQLFNARQRRSLTRGITDGKRKLIEEIKAAKAGKLKNPIKTHLRDLIVLPYMVGVTVNVFSGKDFVPVNIRAEMIGHYLGEYVITNKRVSHGAPGVGASRSSLYVPLK, encoded by the coding sequence TTGGTTAAAGAATTTTTGTATAAAGGAATTCCTAAAGAGGAATTGGAAAATATGTCATTAGAGAAATTATTCCAATTATTTAATGCTAGACAAAGACGATCACTTACAAGAGGAATTACGGATGGAAAAAGAAAATTAATTGAAGAAATTAAAGCTGCAAAAGCAGGTAAATTAAAGAATCCTATCAAAACTCACCTTAGAGATTTGATTGTTCTGCCATACATGGTAGGAGTTACAGTAAATGTTTTCTCAGGAAAAGATTTTGTTCCAGTCAATATCAGAGCTGAAATGATTGGACATTACTTGGGAGAATATGTCATAACAAACAAGAGAGTTTCACACGGTGCCCCAGGTGTTGGTGCATCAAGATCCAGTCTCTACGTTCCATTGAAGTGA
- a CDS encoding winged helix-turn-helix domain-containing protein → MSTLLEKQIKVNRIVTTSIEHARAIEDPARAKIVEILYHQALSADQISTALKKSGFKKALTTVRHHLEILKESGLIEIAKIEESRGAITKYYSTSTKLLDFETPENFDSTYSKIIDNTSVKIEKILKGLAPKTSKTKGKQSQEYSQYLVMEIMNRAMTNVLENSSKK, encoded by the coding sequence ATGTCTACACTATTAGAAAAGCAAATCAAGGTAAATCGAATTGTTACAACAAGTATTGAACATGCACGAGCAATAGAAGACCCTGCACGCGCAAAAATTGTGGAAATTTTGTATCACCAAGCATTGTCTGCTGACCAAATTTCAACTGCTCTAAAAAAGAGCGGATTTAAAAAAGCGCTAACAACAGTCAGACACCACCTGGAAATTCTAAAAGAATCTGGATTGATAGAGATTGCAAAAATTGAAGAATCTCGTGGTGCTATCACAAAATATTATAGCACATCAACAAAACTACTGGACTTTGAAACTCCTGAAAACTTTGACTCGACGTATTCAAAAATCATTGACAATACATCTGTCAAAATTGAAAAGATTCTCAAAGGCCTTGCTCCAAAAACCTCCAAGACTAAAGGCAAACAATCCCAAGAATATTCTCAATATCTAGTTATGGAGATAATGAATAGGGCGATGACAAACGTATTGGAAAATTCAAGCAAAAAGTAA
- a CDS encoding ribonuclease P protein subunit, whose protein sequence is MITAENITSHELIGLNTRIIQSTNPQVVGLNGRIVDETKSMFTIDTKKGQKLIAKSTSSWSFSIENKEIIIEGSRITKRSFDRIGGKT, encoded by the coding sequence ATGATCACTGCTGAAAACATCACATCACATGAATTAATTGGATTAAATACAAGAATTATTCAATCGACCAATCCTCAAGTAGTAGGATTAAATGGAAGGATTGTGGATGAAACAAAATCAATGTTCACAATAGATACTAAAAAAGGTCAAAAATTAATAGCAAAATCAACAAGTAGTTGGAGTTTCTCAATTGAAAACAAAGAGATAATCATCGAGGGTTCCAGAATAACCAAAAGATCATTTGATAGAATAGGAGGAAAAACATGA
- the rplX gene encoding 50S ribosomal protein L24, with translation MKPTKMRNHQIYQATFQTRSKQLGSALSKDLHKKYGKRSVRVIEGDSVKILRGEFKGVEGKVAKISTEKSSVAIEGIKKEKTKGDKFDVYIHTSNLVVTSLNSDDKWRISKLEGKDPRKQPKETPMKKDAKETSKEDPKETPKETKVAEKNKKKDDEG, from the coding sequence ATGAAACCAACTAAAATGCGCAATCATCAGATTTATCAAGCAACATTCCAAACGAGAAGTAAACAACTTGGAAGTGCATTATCAAAAGACCTCCATAAAAAATATGGGAAAAGAAGTGTCCGTGTTATTGAAGGAGATAGTGTTAAAATTCTAAGAGGCGAATTTAAAGGAGTAGAAGGCAAAGTTGCAAAAATTTCTACTGAGAAAAGTAGTGTAGCAATTGAAGGGATCAAAAAAGAAAAAACCAAAGGAGATAAATTTGATGTCTATATTCACACTTCAAACCTAGTAGTGACTTCACTTAATTCCGATGACAAATGGAGAATTTCAAAGCTAGAAGGCAAAGATCCTAGAAAACAGCCAAAAGAAACACCAATGAAGAAAGACGCAAAAGAAACATCGAAGGAAGATCCAAAAGAGACGCCTAAAGAAACAAAAGTGGCAGAAAAAAACAAAAAAAAGGATGATGAAGGTTAA
- the rpmC gene encoding 50S ribosomal protein L29, translated as MTRLSMKTIRQLNEKDLKSKIQESRSELSKLRVDAAKGTLRKESGKLKPIRHDIARMLTRLNEMRKEK; from the coding sequence ATGACCAGACTAAGTATGAAAACAATAAGGCAATTAAATGAAAAAGATCTTAAAAGTAAGATTCAGGAAAGTAGAAGTGAACTATCAAAACTTAGAGTTGATGCAGCTAAAGGAACATTAAGAAAAGAAAGTGGAAAATTAAAACCAATACGCCATGATATTGCAAGAATGTTAACTAGACTAAATGAGATGAGGAAAGAAAAATGA
- a CDS encoding 30S ribosomal protein S14, whose product MAKDRSYEATGRKKHDFGRGSRWCKRCGDYTAVIQKYDLMICRRCFREVAVSLGFRKNR is encoded by the coding sequence ATGGCAAAAGACAGATCATATGAAGCAACAGGAAGAAAAAAGCACGATTTTGGCAGAGGATCAAGATGGTGTAAGAGATGCGGTGATTATACAGCAGTTATACAAAAATATGACTTGATGATATGTAGACGATGTTTCAGAGAAGTAGCTGTTTCTCTAGGATTTAGGAAAAATCGGTGA
- a CDS encoding 30S ribosomal protein S8, translated as MPATNILANLFVTLYNNEARRKGDCTILPTSKLGIEVLKTLQKDGYIGEFEHIDDKRGGKFKIKLLAKITKCGAISPRFKVKNDEFNNWEQQYLPAYNRGMLLVTTNQGVMSHHEAAEKGIGGFLIGYVY; from the coding sequence ATGCCAGCAACGAACATTTTAGCAAATCTATTTGTCACATTATACAATAATGAAGCAAGGAGAAAAGGAGATTGCACAATTCTTCCAACTTCAAAATTAGGAATTGAAGTTCTCAAAACTTTGCAAAAAGATGGATACATTGGAGAGTTTGAACATATTGATGATAAAAGAGGAGGGAAATTTAAAATTAAATTATTAGCAAAAATTACAAAATGTGGGGCAATTTCACCAAGATTCAAAGTCAAAAATGACGAATTTAATAATTGGGAACAGCAGTATTTGCCCGCATATAATAGAGGAATGCTTTTAGTTACAACTAATCAAGGTGTCATGTCGCATCATGAAGCTGCAGAGAAAGGAATAGGAGGATTTTTGATAGGTTATGTCTACTAG
- a CDS encoding 50S ribosomal protein L23 — protein sequence MNVDQASKIIIKPYITEKTFAMVESENKICFIVERSASKPQIAEAVNTLYKEKVTNVNTARTIYGKKAFVQFENTEKARDLATKIGML from the coding sequence ATGAATGTAGATCAAGCTAGTAAAATCATAATCAAACCTTACATTACAGAAAAGACGTTTGCAATGGTTGAAAGTGAAAATAAAATATGTTTCATTGTCGAAAGATCAGCAAGTAAACCACAGATTGCAGAAGCTGTCAATACACTTTACAAAGAAAAAGTGACAAATGTAAACACGGCTAGAACTATTTATGGCAAAAAAGCATTTGTTCAGTTTGAAAATACAGAAAAAGCAAGGGATTTGGCAACAAAGATAGGAATGCTATAA
- a CDS encoding 50S ribosomal protein L22 — protein MGRFNYAFQNYDPTRHVRSSLREKDISHKHAREVAVSIKGLSIERARDYLQAVINKDRAIAFRRFKNQVGHKADPGMMSGRYPQKTAKEFIKVLDNLESNAEYKGMDLDRLKIVNATVHKGVIVKRFIPRAMGRATPKNNVLTHVELVAQEI, from the coding sequence ATGGGTAGATTCAATTACGCTTTCCAAAATTATGACCCAACACGTCATGTACGTTCTTCACTAAGAGAGAAAGATATTTCCCACAAACATGCACGTGAAGTTGCAGTTTCAATAAAAGGACTGTCAATTGAAAGAGCTAGAGACTATCTTCAAGCCGTAATTAATAAAGACAGAGCAATTGCATTTAGACGATTTAAGAATCAAGTAGGGCATAAAGCAGATCCGGGAATGATGTCTGGACGATATCCACAAAAAACAGCCAAAGAATTCATCAAGGTTTTAGATAATTTAGAATCAAATGCAGAATACAAAGGAATGGATTTAGATAGATTAAAAATTGTTAATGCAACAGTTCACAAAGGCGTAATTGTTAAAAGATTTATTCCAAGAGCCATGGGCAGAGCAACTCCCAAAAACAATGTACTTACACATGTAGAATTGGTGGCACAGGAGATTTAG
- a CDS encoding 30S ribosomal protein S3 translates to MSAVKNVIKDNYNMMLLKDYLRIAIKEAGFSHAEISKTPTGTRVSLHVTRPGIVIGRKGSGIRELTDKLATDFGLKNPQISVVEIEKPELSPSVMCNRMAAHLERGTAFRRATMWTLKQIMENGAMGVQITISGKLRGDRSAFEKHTAGILPRAGHHAEVIVDEDIAHVKTAMGLIGIRIRIARNEKFIPEFEMRTEKTMKPRQVKDKGTGKMRDETAAEKKARTESEQIALEEEKMKELETLEEEENLFK, encoded by the coding sequence ATGTCTGCAGTCAAAAACGTAATCAAAGACAACTATAACATGATGCTTCTCAAAGATTATCTAAGAATTGCAATTAAAGAAGCAGGATTTTCGCATGCAGAGATTTCAAAAACACCAACAGGAACAAGAGTTTCATTGCATGTTACAAGACCTGGAATAGTAATTGGAAGAAAAGGTTCTGGAATTCGTGAGTTAACAGATAAACTTGCAACAGATTTTGGATTAAAAAACCCACAAATTTCGGTTGTTGAGATTGAAAAACCAGAATTATCTCCAAGTGTAATGTGTAATAGAATGGCTGCACATCTTGAACGAGGAACTGCATTTAGAAGAGCCACAATGTGGACACTAAAACAAATTATGGAAAATGGAGCAATGGGAGTACAGATTACAATTTCAGGAAAACTTAGAGGAGATCGTTCCGCATTTGAAAAACATACAGCAGGAATCTTACCTAGAGCTGGACATCATGCAGAAGTAATCGTAGATGAAGACATTGCACATGTAAAAACAGCAATGGGGTTAATTGGAATTAGAATTAGAATTGCAAGAAATGAAAAATTTATTCCAGAATTTGAAATGAGAACTGAAAAAACTATGAAACCCAGACAAGTTAAAGATAAGGGAACAGGAAAGATGAGAGATGAAACAGCAGCTGAAAAGAAAGCAAGAACTGAATCAGAGCAAATTGCGTTAGAAGAAGAAAAAATGAAAGAGCTTGAAACATTAGAAGAAGAGGAGAATTTGTTCAAATGA
- a CDS encoding 30S ribosomal protein S17, translating to MTRNIGLKVKEPERECTDKNCPFHGGLSIRGKLFDGKVTGNKAKQTITLQKDDPVYFNKFKRYARGRSIIHAHVPGCIDVESGDHVLTAECRPLSKSVSYVVVEVRT from the coding sequence ATGACTCGAAATATTGGGCTAAAAGTAAAAGAACCAGAAAGAGAGTGTACTGATAAAAACTGTCCATTCCACGGAGGGTTATCAATTCGAGGAAAACTCTTTGATGGAAAAGTAACAGGAAATAAAGCAAAACAAACCATCACTTTACAAAAAGACGATCCAGTATACTTTAACAAATTTAAGAGATATGCTAGAGGAAGAAGTATCATCCATGCACATGTACCTGGATGTATCGATGTAGAATCAGGAGATCATGTACTTACTGCAGAATGCAGACCATTATCAAAATCAGTATCCTATGTAGTTGTGGAGGTTAGAACTTAA
- a CDS encoding PPOX class F420-dependent oxidoreductase, translated as MDQKVVKLFSEKNLVFIATIMQDGSPQVSPVWANFENEYILINTAEGRIKHKNILRDPRVAVSVVSKDNPLDMTTIRGIVEQIIPDYDYKHADKLTLQYMGLDHYPFKRDGEKRIILKIKPNKIFVLPELKMNE; from the coding sequence ATTGATCAAAAAGTTGTAAAACTGTTTTCAGAAAAAAATTTAGTGTTTATTGCAACAATAATGCAAGATGGTTCACCACAAGTATCTCCGGTATGGGCAAACTTTGAAAACGAATACATTTTGATTAATACTGCAGAAGGTAGAATCAAACACAAAAACATTTTACGTGATCCTCGTGTTGCAGTTTCTGTTGTATCAAAAGATAATCCTCTTGATATGACAACAATTCGTGGAATTGTTGAACAAATAATTCCTGATTATGATTACAAGCATGCAGACAAACTTACACTACAATACATGGGATTAGATCATTATCCATTCAAACGAGATGGTGAAAAAAGAATTATTTTAAAAATAAAACCAAACAAAATTTTTGTTTTGCCTGAATTAAAAATGAATGAATAA
- a CDS encoding 50S ribosomal protein L6 encodes MSTSQVEKFQDEVIIPEGVTITQNKNMLSFVGPLGKTFKNFRDIPVHIDIADGKVTLKAIGTRKKDYSILHTARSIIRNICEGLVEGYTIKMKVVFSHFPITVKVEGKKILIENFQGERAPRVTRIVGNTKVVPKGEDVILTGEVLTDITQTAANIELKSKVKNKDHRVFLDGVYVFEKKKGLDK; translated from the coding sequence ATGTCTACTAGTCAAGTTGAAAAGTTTCAAGATGAAGTAATAATTCCAGAAGGTGTTACAATAACACAAAACAAAAACATGTTAAGTTTTGTAGGACCACTAGGTAAAACCTTCAAAAATTTTAGAGACATTCCAGTCCATATCGATATTGCTGATGGAAAAGTCACATTAAAGGCAATTGGAACTAGAAAAAAAGATTATTCAATTTTGCATACGGCACGTTCAATTATTAGAAATATTTGTGAGGGTTTAGTAGAAGGATACACAATTAAAATGAAAGTAGTATTTTCTCATTTTCCAATTACAGTTAAAGTTGAAGGAAAGAAGATACTAATCGAAAACTTTCAGGGGGAAAGAGCACCAAGAGTTACAAGAATTGTTGGAAATACCAAAGTTGTTCCAAAAGGCGAAGATGTGATTTTAACGGGAGAGGTATTGACAGATATCACTCAAACTGCTGCTAATATCGAATTAAAATCAAAAGTAAAAAACAAAGATCATAGAGTTTTTCTTGACGGAGTTTATGTCTTTGAGAAGAAGAAAGGATTAGACAAGTGA